GCCGGCCGGGGCCTCGACGGCGTAGGTGGCCAGGGCGTTGTCGACGCCGTGGGTGACGACGGACTCGGTGAAATCGGCGAGTTTGTCGTGTGGCACATAGTGATCGGCGAAGCCCATGGCGATCGCGTCGGCACCCGAGAACGGCGCACCGGTGAGCGCGGCGTGCAGGCCAAGCGCGCCAGGGGCACGTGAGAGCAGATAGGTGCCGCCGACGTCGGGGACGAAGCCGATACCGACCTCGGGCATCGCCATCTTGGTGGTGTCGGTGACCACCCGGATGCTGCCGTGCCCGGCCACACCCACACCGCCGCCCATCACGATGCCGTCCATCACCGCCACATAGGGCTTGGGGTAACTGCCGATATAGGCGTTGACCAGGTATTCGTCGTGCCAGAATCGGCGCGCGTCCGCGCCGCCGGCCTTCGCGCTGTGATAGAGCGCCACGACGTCACCGCCCGCACACAGCCCCCGCTCACCGGCGCCGGTGAGCAGCACGGTGTGCACGGAGTCGTCGTTCTCCCACGCGTGCAACGCCTTGCCGATCTCGGCGACCATGCCCGCGGTGAGCGAGTTGATCGCCTTGGGGCGGTTCAGCGTGAGGATGCCGACGCCGTCGCGGACATTTACTAGGATGTCCTCGTTTTCTGTCACGGTTGCAATGTAGTTCGATCCCCGTGCGACTCGCGCGGCGGGTAGGGTTTGCCTCAAGATCGAACCTGGAAGTTTCCTGAGAGTTCATCTCCGGAAGAGGGAACCTGTCGGGACCATCGATCGTTGACCATGTAGTTCGTACCCCGAACACATCTCATAAGAGAGGAACCACGGTGCGCGAGACCAGCAACCCGGTATTCCGCAGCCTGCCCAAAACGCAGGGCGGATACGCAACTTTCGGTACCGGAGCCGCCGGCTTCGGTGCGCAGCAGGTGCACGCACAGCAGTATGCGCCTGAATACCTCGACAAGCAGCAGGCCGGCGTCGCCCGCCCGCTGACCATCGACGACGTCGTCACCAAGACCGGTATCACCCTCGGCGTGCTGTCGGTCGTCGCGGTGGTGTCCTACTTCCTGGTGTCGAGCAACTTCGCATTGGCCGCGCCGTTCACGTTGATCGGTGGCCTCGGCGGTCTGGTCCTGGTGCTGATCGCGACGTTCGGCCGCAAGCAGGACAACCCGGCCATCGTGCTGAGCTACGCCGCGCTGGAAGGCCTGTTCCTCGGTGCGGTGTCGTTCCTGCTGACCTTCAACATCCAGGGCGCCAGCGCGGGCGGGCTGATCAGCCAGGCCGTGCTCGGAACCTTCGGCGTGTTCTTCGGCATGCTCGTGGTGTACAAGACCGGCGCCATCCGGGTGACGCCGAAATTCACCCGCATGATGGTCGCCGCGATCTTCGGTGTGGTGGTCCTGGCCCTCGGCAACTTCGTGTTCGCGCTGTTCACCGACGGCGCAGGCCCGCTGCGTGACGGTGGCCCGCTGGCGATCATCTTCTCGCTCGTGTGCATCGGTCTGGCCG
This region of Mycolicibacterium goodii genomic DNA includes:
- a CDS encoding enoyl-CoA hydratase/isomerase family protein, which produces MTENEDILVNVRDGVGILTLNRPKAINSLTAGMVAEIGKALHAWENDDSVHTVLLTGAGERGLCAGGDVVALYHSAKAGGADARRFWHDEYLVNAYIGSYPKPYVAVMDGIVMGGGVGVAGHGSIRVVTDTTKMAMPEVGIGFVPDVGGTYLLSRAPGALGLHAALTGAPFSGADAIAMGFADHYVPHDKLADFTESVVTHGVDNALATYAVEAPAGALAQQRDWIDECYAGETVADIVAALRNSAAADAGAAADLITTRSPVALSVTLEAVRRAAALDTLEDALRQEYRISCAAVKSHDFVEGIRAQLVDKDRNPKWSPASIADVTRADIDAYFVPAEPDLTFEKEKK
- a CDS encoding Bax inhibitor-1/YccA family membrane protein yields the protein MRETSNPVFRSLPKTQGGYATFGTGAAGFGAQQVHAQQYAPEYLDKQQAGVARPLTIDDVVTKTGITLGVLSVVAVVSYFLVSSNFALAAPFTLIGGLGGLVLVLIATFGRKQDNPAIVLSYAALEGLFLGAVSFLLTFNIQGASAGGLISQAVLGTFGVFFGMLVVYKTGAIRVTPKFTRMMVAAIFGVVVLALGNFVFALFTDGAGPLRDGGPLAIIFSLVCIGLAAFSFLIDFDAADQMIRAGAPEKAAWGVALGLTVTLVWLYIEILRLLSYFNND